From Corvus moneduloides isolate bCorMon1 chromosome 4, bCorMon1.pri, whole genome shotgun sequence, one genomic window encodes:
- the RBM17 gene encoding splicing factor 45 isoform X2, giving the protein MSLYDDLGVETSDSKTEGWSKNFKLLQSQLQVKKAALTQAKSQRTKQTTVLAPVIDLKRGSSSDERQIVDTPPHVAAGLKDPVPSGFSAGDVLIPLADEYDPMFPNDYEKVVKRQREERQRQRELERQKEIEEREKRKDRHEASGFSRRPDPDSDEDEDYERERRKRSMGGAAIAPPTSLVEKDKEPVASFPYEEESRPRAPSSKAAIPPPVYDEPERPRSPTGPSNSFLANMGGTVAHKIMQKYGFREGQGLGKHEQGLSTALSVEKTSKRGGKIIVGESTEKETGKKADSNPLTEILKCPTKVVLLRNMVGAGEVDEDLEVETKEECEKYGKVGKCVIFEIPGAPDDEAVRIFLEFERVESAIKAVVDLNGRYFGGRVVKACFYNLDKFRVLDLAEQV; this is encoded by the exons ATGTCACTTTACGATGACTTGGGGGTTGAGACCAGTGATTCCAAAACAGAAGGCTGGTCCAAGAATTTCAAACTGCTGCAGTCTCAGTTGCAGGTGAAGAAAGCAGCTCTCACACAAGCAAAG AgtcagagaacaaaacaaactacGGTCCTTGCTCCAGTGATTGACCTGAAACGAGGCAGCTCCTCCGATGAGAGACAGATAGTGGACACACCCCCTCATGTAGCAGCTGGGCTAAAG gatcCTGTCCCCAGTGGTTTTTCTGCAGGAGATGTGTTGATTCCCCTGGCAGATGAGTATGATCCCATGTTCCCAAATGACTACGAAAAAGTGGTGAAACGTCAGAGAGAGGAACGACAGCGGCAGCGGGAGCTGGAGAGACAAAAGGAGattgaagagagagaaaa GCGTAAAGACAGACACGAAGCCAGTGGGTTTTCAAGAAGACCAGATCCAGATTCTGATGAAGATGAAGATTATGAAAGGGAGAGACGGAAAAGAA GTATGGGAGGAGCTGCCATTGCACCACCCACTTCTCTCGTTGAGAAGGACAAAGAAC ctgtagCATCATTCCCATATGAGGAGGAGTCGAGACCTCGGGCACCTTCTTCCAAAGCAGCAATTCCTCCTCCAGTGTATGATGAGCCAGAGAGACCTCGTTCCCCCACAGGACCCAGCAACTCCTTCCTCGCCAACATGGG gGGGACAGTAGCTCACAAAATCATGCAGAAGTATGGTTTCAGAgagggccaggggctgggcaaACATGAACAggggctcagcacagcactgtcagTAGAGAAAACGAGCAAGAGGGGTGGCAAGATCATTGTTGGTGAATCTACAGAGAAAG AAACAGGCAAGAAGGCGGATTCCAACCCCTTGACTGAGATACTGAAATGCCCAACTAAAGTGGTCTTACTGAGG AACATGGTTGGTGCTGGGGAGGTGGATGAAGACCTTGAAGTCGAAACTAAGGAGGAATGTGAGAAATATGGCAAGGTTGGGAAATGCGTCATCTTTGAG aTCCCTGGTGCCCCTGATGATGAAGCTGTAAGAATATTTTTAGAGTTTGAACGGGTTGAATCTGCCATCAAAG CTGTTGTGGATCTAAATGGAAGATATTTTGGAGGCAGAGTGGTGAAGGCTTGTTTCTACAACCTGGACAAGTTCAGAGTGCTGGATCTGGCGGAACAAGTTTGA
- the RBM17 gene encoding splicing factor 45 isoform X1 codes for MSLYDDLGVETSDSKTEGWSKNFKLLQSQLQVKKAALTQAKSQRTKQTTVLAPVIDLKRGSSSDERQIVDTPPHVAAGLKDPVPSGFSAGDVLIPLADEYDPMFPNDYEKVVKRQREERQRQRELERQKEIEEREKRRKDRHEASGFSRRPDPDSDEDEDYERERRKRSMGGAAIAPPTSLVEKDKEPVASFPYEEESRPRAPSSKAAIPPPVYDEPERPRSPTGPSNSFLANMGGTVAHKIMQKYGFREGQGLGKHEQGLSTALSVEKTSKRGGKIIVGESTEKETGKKADSNPLTEILKCPTKVVLLRNMVGAGEVDEDLEVETKEECEKYGKVGKCVIFEIPGAPDDEAVRIFLEFERVESAIKAVVDLNGRYFGGRVVKACFYNLDKFRVLDLAEQV; via the exons ATGTCACTTTACGATGACTTGGGGGTTGAGACCAGTGATTCCAAAACAGAAGGCTGGTCCAAGAATTTCAAACTGCTGCAGTCTCAGTTGCAGGTGAAGAAAGCAGCTCTCACACAAGCAAAG AgtcagagaacaaaacaaactacGGTCCTTGCTCCAGTGATTGACCTGAAACGAGGCAGCTCCTCCGATGAGAGACAGATAGTGGACACACCCCCTCATGTAGCAGCTGGGCTAAAG gatcCTGTCCCCAGTGGTTTTTCTGCAGGAGATGTGTTGATTCCCCTGGCAGATGAGTATGATCCCATGTTCCCAAATGACTACGAAAAAGTGGTGAAACGTCAGAGAGAGGAACGACAGCGGCAGCGGGAGCTGGAGAGACAAAAGGAGattgaagagagagaaaa AAGGCGTAAAGACAGACACGAAGCCAGTGGGTTTTCAAGAAGACCAGATCCAGATTCTGATGAAGATGAAGATTATGAAAGGGAGAGACGGAAAAGAA GTATGGGAGGAGCTGCCATTGCACCACCCACTTCTCTCGTTGAGAAGGACAAAGAAC ctgtagCATCATTCCCATATGAGGAGGAGTCGAGACCTCGGGCACCTTCTTCCAAAGCAGCAATTCCTCCTCCAGTGTATGATGAGCCAGAGAGACCTCGTTCCCCCACAGGACCCAGCAACTCCTTCCTCGCCAACATGGG gGGGACAGTAGCTCACAAAATCATGCAGAAGTATGGTTTCAGAgagggccaggggctgggcaaACATGAACAggggctcagcacagcactgtcagTAGAGAAAACGAGCAAGAGGGGTGGCAAGATCATTGTTGGTGAATCTACAGAGAAAG AAACAGGCAAGAAGGCGGATTCCAACCCCTTGACTGAGATACTGAAATGCCCAACTAAAGTGGTCTTACTGAGG AACATGGTTGGTGCTGGGGAGGTGGATGAAGACCTTGAAGTCGAAACTAAGGAGGAATGTGAGAAATATGGCAAGGTTGGGAAATGCGTCATCTTTGAG aTCCCTGGTGCCCCTGATGATGAAGCTGTAAGAATATTTTTAGAGTTTGAACGGGTTGAATCTGCCATCAAAG CTGTTGTGGATCTAAATGGAAGATATTTTGGAGGCAGAGTGGTGAAGGCTTGTTTCTACAACCTGGACAAGTTCAGAGTGCTGGATCTGGCGGAACAAGTTTGA